A genomic region of Oryza glaberrima chromosome 1, OglaRS2, whole genome shotgun sequence contains the following coding sequences:
- the LOC127775659 gene encoding piezo-type mechanosensitive ion channel homolog isoform X2, with translation MAWRTGGCAGRCLLPLVLLAASLLDWSLISLVNMIFFFAIRFVAPRRGFRAWRLYLLFWCTIVYSVLASLAQVTFHLIWCIEGEGWVVAHSWWAKLVGFARSQPGESPSVIYFLVVQLSAAVLALVEVFGSRLYQDSCWLNFSFGIEQIGYHLRVACCFLLPAVQLVVSISHPSWISLPFFVFSCIGVVDWSLTSNFLGLFRWWRLLEIYSVFIILLLYVYQLPVKFPYVVLAFADFIGLFKISSNSEWPEVSSGISLLFYYFMLSSAKQDIQDMDSLMSLENDSLAEELLPSRNVFLVRQSRSGRRHANVLLRGSVFRTFSINFFTYGFPVLLLALSLWSFNFTSICAFGLLAYVGYILYAFPSLFEMHRLNGSLLVFILLWAASTYIFNVAFTFFNKRFQKDMMIWETIGLWHYSIPGLFLLAQFCLGVFVALCNLVNNSVFVYTTTEGGASSSDDHLIDEKEDTMVLIVATLAWGLRKLSRAITLMLLFLLVVKPGFIHAVYMCFFLVFLLNHSIKKGLRQILVLFCEAHFSILYILQLDLVSSALERSGSLTMEVLSQLGLSNKSTTKDFMEIGSIVCFCAVHSHGFKMLFALSAVLRHTPSTPVGFTILKAGLNKSVLLSVYNSQNSRNGQADRSTHEKKIASYLSKIGQKFLWVYRSYGTYVAFLTILLTLYLVTPNYISFGYLFFLLVWIIGRQLVEKTKRRLWFPLKVYATVVFIFTYCLSVSPLFAGLVSKFVKLYPDLGFDPEASLLMNVWQSLAVLVVMQLYSYERRQNSDKNFGVSDASESGLLGFLRRLLIWHSEKILSVTVFYACLSSISLSGLIYLLGLIMFSILPKVSRIPSKVYLVYTGLLATSEYLFQMLCEPAQMCPGQQFHGLSVFLGLKHYDAGFWGVEYGLRGKVLVIVACTIQYNVFHWLDLMPTSLLHEGKWEEPCQLFISGDTSSNARDNNKDSHSSNRFSSLFSKVQGLIGSSSSSSLSSGSTCQTSEPVQNETSGSDEGKRYSFSKIWGMSKESHKWDKRKIISLRRERFETQKTTFKCYMKFWMENLFKLRGLEINMIVLLLASFTLLNVISIFYITCLVVCILMNRDLIQKLWPLFVVLFASVLLLEYFALWKEGMPWLHSINDIEVHCRECWKNSRIFFAYCSKCWLGLIADDPRMLISYYIVFIFSSFKLRSDRFSGFSDSDTYHQMMSQRKNALVWRDLSLETKSFWTFLDYIRLYAYCHLLDIVLALIAITGTLEYDVLHLGYLGFALVFFRMRLEILKKKNKIFKYLRMYNFALIVLSLAYQSPYFGQFSSGKCDQIDYIYEIIGFYKYDYGFKITSRSAFVEIVIFLLVSIQSYIFSSGEFDYVSRYLEAEQIGAMVHEQEKKALKKTEQLQHLRRSEEQKRERNMQVERMKSEMYNLQSQLNRMNSFTPINNASHSEGLRHRRNTKLYTDIDTPLQDSGIGSPRKEDKTGSTDSSQSFEFSVEDAQKSLTDLMFRTPCDTPRSPIRGTSEEFKVTDNARNSLGSTSEITEVEENEGKVNHNLLKLQYGRGAVKENPLKSAVQLIGDGVSQVQSFGNQAVTNIVSFLNIDPEEPHSSDHPAEDDIYDMVESQRETHDGQLLRTHSVTSGNGTKSSANMPIGVIFRYIWYQMRSNYDYVCYCCFVLVFLWNFSLLSMVYLGALFLYALCVNYGPSYLFWVIVLIYTELNILSQYIYQIVIQHCGLNIHIPLLQRLGFPDDKIKASFVVSILPLFLVYISTLLQSSITAKDGEWVPVTEFSFLSARNNVEEKQRMPYNWRDRLKNIHLPVMNLIRMIGRGISRYWLSLTQGAESPPYFVQVTMEVNHWPEDGIQPERIESAINRVLAIAHEERCQANSPSSCHSCSRVRIQSIERSKENSSMALAVLEVVYAAPLDCQSAGWYKSLTPAADVEKEIHESQKAGLFEDVNFPYPVVSVIGGGKREIDLYAYYFGADLAVFFLVAMFYQSVLKNKSEFLEVYQLEDQFPKEFVFILMILFFLIVVDRIIYLWSFATGKVIFYLFNLVLFTYSVTEYAWGMELVHRNVGGFVLRAIYLTKSISLALQALQIRCGIPNKSNLYRQFLTSKVTQVNYFGFRLYRALPFLYELRCVLDWSCTTTSLTMYDWLKLEDIYASLFLVKCDAILNRANHQQGEKQTKMTKFCSGICLFFVLICVIWAPMLIYSSGNPTNIANPIIDVSVKIDIKALGGRLTFFKTTVCEKIPWKHMRAYDDVDPLDYLGGYNVEDIQLICCQPDASTMWLIPAPVQTRFIQSLEETEMIFGNMELILNWDFLRARPKGKELVKYESPVDRSPSVDDVKRVLNGTTNSFRITDAYPRYFRVTGSGEVRRLEASIDSVSGELLLNNGTPPWWSFYDTNPSDLAGCQGLNGPMAIVVSEETPQGIIGETLSKFSIWSLYITFVLAVARFIRLQCSDLRMRIPYENLPSCDRLLDICEGIYAARAEGELEVEEVLYWTLVNIYRSPHMLLEYTKPD, from the exons ATGGCGTGGCGGACGGGCGGCTGCGCCGGCCGCTGCCTTCTGCCGCTGGTGCTCCTGGCAG CTTCCTTACTTGATTGGAGCTTAATTTCTCTGGtcaatatgatatttttctttgcAATTCGGTTTGTAGCTCCAAGGAGAG GGTTTCGCGCTTGGAGGCTGTACCTACTATTTTGGTGTACAATTGTTTACTCAGTACTTGCTAGTTTAGCACAAGTTACATTTCATCTAATCTGGTGCAttgagggagagggatgggTTGTGGCCCATTCCTGGTGGGCAAAGTTGGTTGGTTTTGCGAG GAGCCAGCCTGGGGAATCGCCATCTGTTATCTATTTTCTAGTTGTACAACTATCTGCTGCTGTCCTTGCTTTGGTTGAAGTCTTTGGAAGCAGGCTTTATCAAGATTCTTGTTGGCTCAATTTCTCCTTTGGGATTGAGCAAATAG GTTATCATCTGCGGGTTGCATGCTGTTTCTTACTGCCTGCTGTTCAATTAGTTGTTAGTATTAGTCATCCTTCTTGGATTTCTCTACCATTCTTTGTATTTAGCTGCATTGGTGTTGTGGATTGGTCATTAACTAGCAACTTCCTTGGTCTTTTCCG ATGGTGGAGATTACTTGAGATATATTCGGTTTTCATCATTCTTCTGCTTTATGTCTACCAACTACCTGTGAAGTTTCCATATGTCGTTCTAGCATTTGCTGACTTCATTGGCCTATTCAAAATTTCGTCGAACTCAGAATGGCCTGAGGTGTCTTCTGgtatttctcttcttttttattactTCATG TTGTCATCAGCCAAACAAGACATACAGGATATGGATTCTCTTATGTCTCTAGAAAATGACAGCTTAGCGGAGGAGCTTCTTCCTTCCAGAAATGTTTTTTTGGTTCGCCAATCTCG ATCAGGCAGAAGGCATGCCAATGTATTGCTGAGAGGATCAGTTTTCAGGACTTTCAGTATTAACTTCTTCACTTATGGCTTCCCG GTTTTGCTGCTTGCGCTTTCCCTTTGGAGCTTCAATTTTACTAGCATCTGTGCTTTTGGTCTTCTAGCTTATGTTGGATACATTTTATATGCTTTTCCTTCGTTATTTGAAATGCATCGGTTGAATGGGTCACTCCTAGTTTTCATTCTTCTATGGGCAGCCAGCACATATATCTTCAATGTGGCATTTACATTCTTCAATAAAAGATTTCAAAAG GATATGATGATTTGGGAAACCATTGGGCTTTGGCACTATTCTATTCCTGGATTATTTCTTCTTGCTCAGTTCTGCCTTGGCGTCTTTGTAGCACTGTGTAATCTTGTAAACAATTCTGTTTTTGTTTACACAACTACTGAGGGGGGAGCGTCATCGAGTGATGACCACCTCATTGATG AGAAGGAAGATACAATGGTTTTGATTGTAGCAACTCTAGCATGGGGTCTACGCAAGCTTTCACGTGCAATCACTTTGATGCTACTGTTTCTTCTTGTGGTGAAACCTGGCTTTATTCATGCTGTTTACA TGTGTTTTTTTCTGGTGTTTCTGTTGAATCATTCAATCAAAAAGGGACTGCGCCAGATCTTAGTGCTATTCTGTGAGGCGCATTTTTCAATACTGTACATTCTTCAGCTTGATTTAGTTTCCAGTGCTTTGGAGCGTAGTGGTTCCCTAACAATGGAGGTACTCTCACAGTTAG GTCTTTCAAATAAATCTACAACAAAGGATTTCATGGAAATTGGTTCAATTGTGTGCTTTTGTGCTGTCCATAGTCATGGTTTTAAAATGCTTTTTGCACTCTCCGCGGTTCTTCGGCATACACCTTCTACTCCTGTTGGGTTCACTATCTTAAAGGCTGGTCTGAACAAGTCAGTTCTGCTGTCAGTGTATAACTCGCAAAATTCGCGAAATGGTCAAGCTGATCGAAGTACACATG AGAAAAAGATAGCATCATATCTCAGTAAAATTGGCCAAAAGTTTCTTTGGGTGTATCGCTCGTATGGAACCTATGTGGCTTTCCTCACAATTCTTTTGACTCTCTACTTGGTGACTCCTAATTATATATCCTTTGGTTAcctttttttccttctggtTTGGATAATTGGAAGGCAACTTGTCGAGAAGACAAAGAGACGGCTTTGGTTTCCACTAAAAGTATATGCCACTGTGGTTTTCATCTTTACATACTGCCTTAGTGTGTCACCCCTTTTTGCAGGGTTAGTCTCAAAATTTGTTAAACTATATCCTGATCTGGGATTTGATCCCGAGGCCTCGCTGTTGATGAATGTTTGGCAATCATTGGCTGTTCTAGTAGTAATGCAACTTTATAGCTATGAAAGACGGCAGAACAGTGACAAGAACTTTGGTGTATCTGATGCTTCTGAATCTGGGCTTCTGGGGTTCCTAAGGAGATTGTTAATTTGGCATAGTGAGAAGATATTATCAGTTACTGTGTTCTATGCTTGCCTATCATCAATCAGTTTATCTGGCCTAATTTATCTTTTAGGTCTCATTATGTTTTCCATTTTACCTAAAGTTTCTCGAATTCCTTCCAAGGTTTACCTTGTTTACACTGGTTTACTTGCTACATCAGAATACCTATTTCAAATGTTATGTGAACCTGCTCAAATGTGTCCTGGTCAGCAGTTCCATGGCTTGTCTGTCTTTCTTGGTTTGAAGCATTATGATGCTGGATTTTGGGGTGTCGAATATGGTCTTCGAGGAAAAGTTTTGGTAATCGTGGCTTGCACCATTCAGTATAATGTTTTCCATTGGTTGGATTTGATGCCAACATCTCTTTTACATGAGGGCAAATGGGAAGAACCTTGCCAGCTCTTTATCTCTGGTGATACATCTTCTAATGCTAGGGACAATAACAAGGATAGTCATTCATCAAATAGGTTTAGTTCATTGTTTTCAAAAGTTCAAGGTCTGATTGGTAGCAGCTCAAGTTCATCTCTGAGTTCAGGGAGCACTTGTCAGACATCAGAACCTGTCCAGAATGAGACAAGCGGCTCAGATGAGGGCAAAAGATACTCATTTTCAAAGATTTGGGGAATGTCAAAAGAAAGCCACAAGTGGGATAAGAGAAAGATTATTTCCTTGAGAAGAGAAAGATTTGAAACTCAGAAGACAACCTTTAAATGCTACATGAAATTCTGGATGGAAAATCTCTTTAAATTGCGAGGTCTTGAAATTAACATGATCGTGTTACTATTGGCCAGCTTTACATTGTTGAATGTTATATCAATTTTTTACATCACATGCCTCGTTGTATGTATTCTTATGAACAGAGATCTTATCCAGAAACTGTGGCCTCTTTTTGTTGTTCTCTTTGCTTCGGTCCTACTACTCGAGTACTTTGCTCTTTGGAAGGAAGGAATGCCCTGGTTACACAGTATCAATGACATTGAAGTTCATTGTCGCGAATGCTGGAAAAATTCAAGGATTTTCTTTGCATATTGCTCAAAATGTTGGCTGG GGTTAATAGCTGACGATCCTCGAATGCTCATTAGCTACTATATTGTCTtcattttttcctcttttaAGTTACGGTCCGATCGTTTCTCTGGTTTCTCAGACTCAGATACTTATCATCAGATGATGTCACAAAGGAAAAATGCATTAGTTTGGAGGGACCTCTCATTGGAAACAAAAAGTTTCTGGACTTTTCTTGATTATATACGGCTTTATGCTTATTGCCATTTATTGGACATAGTTTTAGCATTAATTGCTATTACTGGTACGCTGGAGTATGATGTGCTGCACCTTGGTTATCTTGGATTTGCTTTGGTTTTCTTCAGAATGAGGCTTGAaatattgaagaaaaaaaataaaatattcaaGTATCTGCGGATGTATAATTTTGCGCTTATTGTTTTATCACTTGCTTATCAATCTCCTTATTTTGGGCAATTTAGCTCTGGCAAGTGTGACCAAATTGACTATATTTATGAAATTATTGGATTTTACAAGTATGATTATGGTTTTAAGATAACATCACGATCAGCTTTTGTTGAGATAGTGATCTTCTTATTGGTGTCAATTCAATCATACATCTTTAGTTCTGGTGAATTTGATTATGTATCAAGATACCTTGAGGCTGAACAAATTGGTGCGATGGTCCATGAGCAGGAGAAAAAAGCTTTGAAGAAAACTGAACAGCTCCAACATCTTCGAAGGTCCGAGGAGCAAAAACGTGAGCGGAACATGCAAGTGGAAAGGATGAAATCTGAGATGTACAATTTACAAAGTCAGCTTAATCGAATGAATTCCTTCACCCCAATCAACAATGCATCTCACAGTGAAGGCTTACGTCACAGGAGGAATACTAAGTTGTATACTGATATTGACACCCCGTTGCAAGATAGTGGGATTGGATCACCAAGAAAGGAGGATAAGACTGGTAGCACAGACTCATCCCAATCCTTTGAATTTTCTGTAGAAGATGCACAGAAGAGCTTGACAGATTTAATGTTCCGGACTCCATGTGATACTCCTAGGTCACCAATCAGGGGGACAAGTGAAGAATTTAAGGTGACTGATAATGCTAGGAACTCACTGGGTTCAACATCCGAGATCACTGAGGTCGAAGAAAATGAGGGCAAAGTGAATCATAATTTACTAAAACTGCAGTATGGAAGAGGGGCAGTTAAGGAAAACCCACTAAAATCTGCTGTGCAATTAATTGGTGATGGTGTCTCCCAAGTTCAGTCCTTTGGAAACCAGGCAGTTACAAATATTGTGAGCTTCTTGAACATTGATCCAGAAGAACCACATTCCAGTGATCATCCTGCAGAAGATGACATTTATGATATGGTAGAAAGTCAGAGGGAAACACATGATGGCCAGTTGTTAAGAACACATTCAGTTACCTCTGGAAATGGCACAAAATCGTCTGCAAACATGCCGATAGGTGTAATCTTTCGGTATATATGGTATCAGATGCGAAGTAATTATGATTATGTTTGCTATTGCTGTTTCGTTCTGGTTTTCTTGTGGAATTTTAGCTTGCTATCCATGGTTTACCTTGGAGCACTTTTCTTGTATGCTCTTTGTGTGAACTATGGGCCAAGTTACCTGTTTTGGGTCATTGTTCTGATCTACACTGAGCTGAACATTCTCTCACAATATATATACCAGATTGTCATTCAGCACTGTGGTTTGAACATACATATACCTCTTCTCCAGAGATTAGGTTTTCCGGATGATAAAATAAAGGCATCATTTGTTGTCAGCATATTGCCTCTCTTTCTGGTGTATATATCTACCCTCTTGCAGAGTTCCATAACGGCTAAAGATGGTGAATGGGTTCCTGTAACAGAGTTCAGCTTTCTAAGTGCAAGAAATAATGTAGAAGAGAAACAACGTATGCCTTACAATTGGAGAGATAGGCTAAAAAATATTCACTTGCCTGTAATGAATCTTATAAGGATGATTGGGAGAGGCATATCTAGATATTGGTTGTCACTAACACAAGGGGCAGAATCTCCTCCATATTTTGTGCAAGTTACAATGGAAGTAAACCATTGGCCAGAAGATGGAATTCAACCAGAAAGAATAGAGTCAGCAATAAACAGGGTCCTTGCTATAGCTCATGAAGAAAGATGTCAAGCCAACTCGCCTTCATCTTGCCATTCTTGTAGTCGGGTTCGGATTCAAAGTATTGAGCGAAGCAAAGAAAACTCTAGTATGGCTCTTGCTGTCCTAGAAGTTGTCTATGCTGCTCCCTTGGACTGCCAATCAGCAGGATGGTACAAATCACTCACTCCAGCTGCTGATGTAGAGAAGGAGATTCATGAATCACAAAAGGCAGGACTTTTTGAAGATGTAAATTTTCCTTACCCAGTAGTCTCTGTGATTGGCGGTGGTAAAAGGGAAATTGATCTTTATGCATATTATTTTGGTGCTGATTTGGCAGTTTTCTTTCTCGTTGCCATGTTCTATCAATCTGTTCTTAAAAACAAAAGTGAATTTCTGGAAGTTTACCAGCTGGAGGATCAGTTTCCCAAAGAGTTTGTTTTCATCCTAATG ATTCTCTTTTTCTTGATTGTGGTTGATCGCATCATATATCTGTGGTCATTTGCCACAGGAAAAGTCATTTTCTATCTTTTCAACCTAGTGCTTTTCACATACTCTGTCACTGAATATGCTTGGGGAATGGAGCTAGTGCACAGAAATGTTGGAGGATTTGTTCTACGTGCAATCTATCTTACAAAGTCGATTTCCTTGGCACTTCAAGCTTTACAGATTAGATGTGGTATTCCCAACAAGAGTAACTTGTATCGACAGTTTTTGACAAGCAAAGTTACACAAGTAAATTATTTTGGTTTCCGGCTTTACCGTGCTCTGCCCTTCTTGTATGAGCTGCGGTGTGTGCTTGATTGGTCATGTACAACCACATCATTAACAATGTATGATTGGCTTAAG TTGGAGGATATATATGCAAGCTTGTTCCTTGTGAAATGCGATGCAATTTTAAACAGGGCAAATCACCAACAAGGGGAGAAGCAAACGAAAATGACAAAATTCTGCAGTGGGATATGCCTATTCTTTGTACTTATCTGTGTTATTTGGGCACCTATGTTG ATATACAGTAGTGGTAACCCAACAAATATTGCCAACCCTATTATTGATGTAAGTGTTAAGATTGATATAAAAGCTCTTGGTGGTAGGTTAACCTTTTTTAAAACCACCGTCTGTGAAAAGATACCATGGAAACACATGAGGGCCTATGATGATGTTGACCCTCTAGATTATTTGGGAGGATATAATGTTGAGGACATTCAACTTATTTGTTGCCAACCGGATGCATCGACGATGTGGTTGATACCAGCTCCAGTGCAAACCAGATTCATTCAATCCCTTGAGGAGACAGAAATGATTTTTGGAAACATGGAGCTTATTTTAAATTGGGATTTTCTCAGAGCTAGACCAAAAGGGAAGGAACTAGTGAAATATGAGTCACCTGTTGATCGTAGTCCAAGTGTAGATGATGTTAAACGAGTGCTAAACGGGACTACAAATAGCTTCAGGATAACTGATGCTTACCCTAGATACTTTCGGGTTACTGGATCAGGTGAAGTGCGACGATTAGAAGCATCG ATAGATTCAGTAAGTGGCGAACTGCTCTTGAATAATGGCACTCCTCCTTGGTGGTCATTCTATGATACAAACCCATCAGATTTGGCTGGCTGTCAAGGCCTTAATGGTCCCATGGCCATCGTTGTGTCTGAGGAGACACCTC AGGGTATTATTGGTGAAACACTGAGCAAATTCAGCATTTGGAGTTTGTACATTACCTTTGTGTTAGCTGTTGCAAGATTTATTAGACTGCAATGCTCAGATCTGAGAATGAGAATACCTTATGAGAATCTTCCATCTTGCGACAG GTTACTTGACATCTGTGAAGGCATTTATGCAGCACGAGCAGAGGGTGAGTTAGAAGTGGAAGAAGTTCTATATTGGACATTGGTAAATATATACAGGTCACCTCATATGCTGCTTGAGTATACCAAGCCAGACTAG